The genomic interval TCTCATTGGAGATAGACATGTGGGAAGAAGTTGTGCAACCTGACTAGGAGGGTTAAATTCTTGTCCTAGCCACCTCTCAGCTGGCATAGTATCTTGGATCTTGGGGTATCTtatccctcctcccaccccacccccatacaGGGCATGAGTCCCCAAGGTGTTAGCCTTGACAAGTGGTCATCCCGCCTCAACTTATCAGATCCTTATTATATTAAGCCAAGACCTACCTCTCTGTGATTCCTTAGGTAGCCCAGCTTACCCTCGGGGGGCCTGAATCCCAAGACTGCCCCCTCTGTTTTTGAAGAGCTCCTCATAAAGGGGAGGATGTCCTGGGGTATACTCTATTAACCCATAATTGGAGAAGAATCTTACCACTGACTGTAGGCATCCTGGCTTatgtatgtttttctctcttcaggGTCCAGCTGAGCCCAGGAGCTGCACGGAATGGTGGCAGTCACCTTGCCAGTGCAGCAGGCATGGACCAGACTGCAAGCTAGGAGAACAAGGCATCAGTCAGGAAGAGGGAACACTCAGCTAGGCTTAAGGCCTCTTCATCGGGGTGAGTgccagggagagggagggcaagCAAGCCCAGTAAGAAATCTGAGCTAGTGTGTTCTCCCTCTTGGGAACATGCCTGTGCCTTTTCCATCCCAATTTTCTTCCACCCAGACTGCATTACttttacctttctctctcctaagctccaagggctcttcttttgcctctgtaactttctttttttttttttagagatttttttaaaaacatttagagattttttttttttttcatttttctgaagctggaaacagggaggcagtcagacagactcccacatgcacccaaccgggatccacctggcacgcccaccagggggcgatgctctgcccctctggggcctcgttctattgcatccagagccattctagcgcgtaggcagaggccacagagccatcctcagcgcccgggccatctttgctccaacggagcctcggctgcgggaggggaagagagagacagagaggaaggaagggggaggggtggagaagcagataggtgcttctcctgtgtgccctggctgggaatcgaacccgggactcctgcatgccaggctgatgctctaccgctgagccagctggccagggcccatgcctctgtaactttctaaataaactttctcttttaaaaaaggaagggagggaggacccTGTATATTCTGTTAATACATCTGGGCATAAAGACACTATATTCCCATGAACCCTGCAAGATTACCTCTTCAGGCCAGGGAAGGATCTGAAACTCAGCAGAGAGGGAAAAAACAAATTGATTCCTCTGACcacctcttcttctcttcttttgcaCAGATGTCCccaggccccccagcccaggcccagcATAAAGGCTGTGAGGGGGGCCCCCCCTGATCCAAGGGGGGACTTCATGCGCCACGTGCAGGCGGaaccatctccatcctcagagccAGAGGCTGGCCCTTCGCAGCCTGCAGTCAGGCAGGGGGCCCTCCAGGGTGGCCTGCTCATGGGCTACAGCCCAGCAGGAGGGGCGACATCCCCCGGGGTCTACCAGGTATCCATCTTTTCCTCTCCAGCTGGTGCCTCCGAGCCTCATAGGGCCCTGAAACGGCCATCCCCACTTACTGAGGGTCCCCGGGAGctgaaaagaggccctggcctgggGGCCAGAGAGGGACAACCCCCTGAAGAACCATCTACTGTGGGACTGTTAGGCCcagaggggctggggctggggctgggtgtgGCCAGCCAGCATTTCTGCCATCATGGCCTGTGTGTTGTAGAACAGGGAGGTAGCTCCACCTCACCTTGGACTTCAGGGGCCCAGAGTTCCCCCTGGCTCTCATCAAATGCTTCCTGCAATACTTTGCACACCAGAGACTGGGCTTCCCAAGATCCAGGGGGACAGGGGTCCCTGGGGGAGCAAGCCCCTCCAGGCCAGCTGTACACACTTGACACTGATTTGCACAGTCTTGCACAAATAGGGGGTAAGAGCCCAGTGGCTGGGGTGGGTAATGGGGGCAGCCCCTGGCCTAGGGAGTCCCCTGGCACTGCCAATGGGCACAGTCCCGAGCACACTCCCCCTGGCCCTGGACCTCCAGGCCCCTGCCACACCAAGCGAAGGCTGCTTCCTGCTGGAGAAGCCCTGGATGTCAGCTCTGAAGATGAGGGGCCAGCCCCTCAGAGGCGCCGGGGAACCCTGGGTCACCTTCCTGCTGCCAACAGTTCTGATGCCAAAGCCACACCCTTCTGGCGCCACCTGCTGCCTGGGCCTAAGGAGCCTGTACTGGTAAGCCAGGAGAAGAGGTGGtctgctgttttttaaaattataattgaaaaaaataaaaataaataaaattataattgacaGGGGGATGCAATCAGGGCAACACTaggatctatgtaaacacaataaattaaataaaaataaataaataaaattataattgacatggaatattatattagctttaggtatacaacatagtgattcaatgTTTATATATCTTAGAAAGTAATCACCATAATAagtctagtaatcatctgtcactgtATAAAgttatattatattattgactctattgcCAATGCTGTACCTTatattctgtaatttattttataactggaagtttgtattttGTAATACCCCTCCCATTTTGTGCCCAACCCTTCCTTTATGGGAAAAGGTGAAGGCTTGGGAGGATGGTCCTACAAGAGCTTGTAATGAACCCCTGCATCCCCCAAAATTCCTGGCCTTTACCCAATTTTCCCCCCAATCTTTTCTCTACATAGGACCCAACAGATTGCAGTCCTATGGGGCGGAGGCTGAAAGGTGCCCGTCGCCTGAAGCTGTAAGTGACTAGCTTCTTCCTCTGCCCTGTCcctggaaaatggggagagaagtcTGTAATCCTCTTTCTCACCCCAGGGTAGGGGACcccagggcaggagccctgggtaATGGAAAAGGGTGGAGTCTACAGACATGAGTAGGCATTTCAGAAAACCTCAAGCCAACCCACTGTATGTCCCCTGCCCCACCAGGAGCTCCTTTCGAAGCCTCCGGAAGGGCCCAGGCCTGCTGAGCCTCCCCAGTGCCTCCCCTGTTCCTACCCCTGCCATCAGCCGTACCCTGTTGGGCAACTTTGAGGTAGTTACCCTTGGATTCCATGACTGGGAATTCTTGGGGGAAGTGGGATAGTAGATTGTGGCTTGGATGGATAAGGAAAAGAGCTGGTATCTCTTTCATAGTGTGTTTTCCCACCCTAGGAATCATTGCTTCGAGGACGCTTTGCAGCATCTGGCCACATTGAGGGCTTCACCGCAGAGATTGGAGCTAGTGGATCCTACTGTCCCCAGCATGTCACGCTGCCTGTCACTGTCACCTTCTTTGATGTTTCTGAGCAAAATGCCCCGGCCCCCTTTCTGGTATGATCTAATGTCAACCCTAAATCAGCTCCTGGAAAGGATGAGGATTGGGGGCAGGAGATATTCTTTAGGTGTTCCTCACCTAGAAGAGAATcagagcgggggaggggggagagaactCTAGTGggggccagggcccaggtcaCAGAGTAGAGATAGATGAGTATTCAGGGCTCTTCCAGTGCCCTCCTTGGctgatggcttcatggccttcccAGGGCGTCGTGGACCTGAACCCCCTGGGGAGGAAGGGTTACAGCGTGCCCAAGGTGGGCACCATCCAAGTGGTGAGTTTTCCCTGAGGGAGAGTGGGAGACGGGAGAGGAAAACAGCCCCTACGCCTTACCAACCTTTCCTGTCCTGCCCCCAGACCTTATTTAACCCCAACCAGACTGTGGTGAAAATGTTCCTTGTGACCTTTGACTTCTCGGACATACCTGCTGCCCACATGACTTTCTTGCGCCATCGTCTCTTTTTGGTGCCTGTGGGTGAGGAGGGAAATGCTAGCCCCACCCGCCGCCTCCTCTGCTACTTGCTGCACCTCAGGTGAGGACAGGGCCCAGAGACAGCTGGGGAAGCCCAGGTATCCTTTCGCCAACCCAGGATCTCTCCTTGCTTCTCTACTGTCTGGATCTTTATTTTGATCATCCTCTCCTCCTCAGGTTCCGGAGTTCCCGCTCAGGCCGCTTAAGCCTGCATGGAGACATCCGCCTGCTTTTTTCCCGCCGGAGCCTGGAACTGGACACAGGGCTCCCCTACAAACTGCAGGCTGTGACTGAGGCCCCTCACAATCCACGTTATTCACCTTTGCCCTAATTGCCAGTGCCCTGAACCCATGTGGGCCAAAGACCAGCCCATCCTGCTTCATTCTGGACAAAGCAAACACATGGAGAGTTGGCGAGAGACCTTTCAGGCTTGAATTAAAACCCTCGCCATGCTTATGCCCAAATTGATTATTTGGGTATTTAAAGCTTCTGATCCTTACCATAATCTGCCCTACTCTGGGTTCTCCACGTGCCTGCCCCCTTCCTTAAAATTCCCAGGCCAGCTTAGGTAGTGGGGAGGAACTGGAGTTATCCTGATGTTGCCCCAAGTTCCCAGGCAAGTCATGCCAGCGTTGCCTCCCTGTCCTGGGCAGGGgccacttattattttatttatttttaatttataatttattcagaTTGGATGCCTTGGTAACCTCCCAAACCTGATAATTGGCAttgctcttcctcctttcccactTTAGATATTGCTCCAAATTCAGGAGTTCAAGAtgttgatgaagaaactgagggagaactgaggcagagaggttaTCCCAGAAGGACTGAGTCACTAGCCAAACACTCAACTTCTCTTGTCCTTCCCTATTTTTTTCACTTCCCCTACTCTCTGACGCCTCTCTGAAAGCCAACTTATATATATGTGAGTGTATGTATACAAGcttgtgtgtgtggtatgtgtgtgagaaagagagcgtgcatgcatgtgcacatacATGGGGGTTAACCACCCCTCATCTAGGGCTCCAGACTCCAGTTTCCCCCTTCTGCTTGTGTCTCCTTGCTTTGGGGTCCTGACTGAGAAAGGTGTTCAGGGTGCAGCGTCAGGGCCAAGGACTGGGGTGCTTCCTCTCACCTGGCCAGATTCTGACCCACCTACCTCAGTTGGGGTGAGGGGCACCCCTCAAACTATATCATGTGGTTCCCAACTTCCCCATGTTCCACTCTAGACTCTGACCCAGCCTTAGACGTGACTCCTGGGGCTGGGCTGAGGGGAACAAGCATTTGCTgaaacttgaaaaaagaaaaaatcacaggaaaaaaaaaattgtacctggtacttttttttttagaaaaaaaaaatgaaaatgaaaagaaagaaaataaattcttgtttGGAAACGAGCTAAGCCCTACTTTTTCTGTTGGGGAGAGCCTGGGAATAGAGATGGAGGGCCTAATTGGAGCTgggactctgccatttctttcaaAAAGGGGGCCTGAGGCCATGAGGTCTTAGGCGAAGTCCTGCTGAGTCTCAGGGTCTGGGTTTTCCTCTTTTCAGATAATGGGGTTGGTGATGGGGAAGGTTCAACCATAAAAGCTGAATACCCTGTGGACATGAATTCTTATACTAGTTCTGTTGTTAATGAGTTTAGTCCCATTGAGCTTCAATGCCCTAATATGGAAAATGAGGGTGAATATATAAGTCTTTTATTAAAGGATTTGCCAGAGCATCAGGGATGTGTGAAGGGTGACACCCTCCAGACAAAGCTGACCTTTGGGACTGTGTCGGACTCTGCAAGGGTACCAGACCTGataggccctgactgggaagagatagagaaacctATGCTGTCTTGGGAAAATGGGGAGGGGGCAATCTCAGTCCCATCACAGGACAATATTAGTTAGGCTCAGTCACCATGGCAACGGGAATGGGGTCAGTCCCCAGTAGGAGGATTGGGTATAACAGCAGGACTGCCAGAGAGTGTCACTATGGCAACCATGGCTCTGAATCAGCTCCAATCCCCTGGTCGCTATGGTGATAGATGGGTGCGGTTATAGGCTCAGTAAACTGAGTCTCtcgtgtgtgggggggggaagaaCTCAGTGGGGGGTATTTCTAGGCGATCTGCACACGGAAAAGAGCCTCCATTTTGTCACCATGTCCAGGATCTTGAGCTTGATCAGCGAGCTCCGAAACAAACTCCACCGTTGGGCCCTCTCTAGAAGGTCTGCGTTTCTCAGGGAACAATTTGATGCTCGCTTCTGACAAGTAACGCTGATTGGCTGAGTGTGAAATGAGTGGAGCGAGAGAAGAGACAGCCGGAAGCATCGTACATCCGGGGGAGTGGAAATACAGGAGGAAAAACAAGTTCAGGTCCAGACCGCTAGAGCGACCGCTCTGCTCCGCGTCTCGTTGGTTCCGGAGGTCACTGCGGCTGTGGGAAATGCTGGCGCGCGCGGCGCGGGGCACTGGGGCCCTTTTGCTGAGGGTAAGAGCAAGGCAGACTTTTCCAAGGGTCGGGCCAGACATCAGTTTGGTCCTCGGCTTGGAAGGAGAAGGATTCTAAGTTTTGGTAGAGAACTAGGGTCAGAGACCATGCTACCCACGTGAGCACCTCTCCGTGGACCTTAGGGGGAGGTATAGGAAGGTGCCTCTGGGACATGATCCTGTCCCAGAGGCACCTTAGAGGGGCGGGGTGCCCCGCCGGCTGGGATCTCCGCTAACCCTCGTTTTCCCTTCAGAGCTCCGTGCAGGCTTCTGGCCAGGCTCCGCGCCGCGCCTCCTCAGGATTGCCCCGAAACACGGTGGTACTCTTTGTGCCGCAGCAGGAGGCCTGGGTGGTGGAGCGCATGGGCCGATTTCACCGGATCCTGGAGCCTGTGAGAACCTCTTCTGCTCACCCGAGGCCAGCCTGAGCCCCAATTTCTTCACGACATGGGGTTGGAAGGGAGTATGGGGGTATCTCTCTGGGGCCTGCCCTCACCTTTGGCTTGCAATTGCCTAGGCCAGaccctcagggcccaggccatgtTCTCATACCCATGTCCTCACCTTTTCCTGTTGCCCTAGCATCCCACATGCCCCATTCTTCCCTACCCACTCTCAGGTCCACCTGTCTTCATGGAGGAAGACACTATGTTGACTCCCATTCCCCTGATTCTTCCCTCCATTCAGAGGCCCAGCCTCACATTCCTATTTTCTTGGGTTTCTTTACCATTGATAGCCCCAGCCTTCTGCTTTTCTGGGCATGTTTCATATGTTGATTTTCTACCCACTCCAGGCCTAGCTTGGATACCAACCTTATAGCCCCCATCCTTCTGAAGACCAATGACTCTTCTTCCCAGGGCTTGAATATTCTCATCCCTGTGTTAGACCGGATCCGATACGTGCAGAGTCTCAAGGAAATTGTCATCAACGTGCCTGAGCAATCAGCTGTGACTCTCGGTGAGAGGTACAGGGTGATTTGGGTGCTCCGAGGCCATTAGGATGTGGTTGCTGGAGATCCAGAGCTTAGGAGGAGAAAGAGCTGATTGGGACCTGGAGATCtgaccttcctccttttctcttctgcttctgcATTGCAGACAATGTAACTCTGCAAATTGATGGAGTTCTTTACCTGCGCATCATGGATCCTTATAAGGTATCTGTCTTCTGCTTCAGATCCTGAGTTGCTCTCCTCACTGAAGTCCTGCACCCAATTTTCCTATACTAACCATGCTCCTTTCAGGCAAGCTATGGTGTGGAGGACCCTGAATATGCTGTCACCCAGCTAGCTCAGACAACCATGAGATCAGAGCTCGGCAAACTCTCTCTGGATAAAGTCTTCCGGGTAAGGGGCTCTGAGCCAGAGTTAGGGTTTGCAGACACAGGCTTGGCACTCTAGTCTTTTCTGGAGGTCAAGATCAGTCCTAGGACCTTCTCAGTTTAGACCTTTGATGAGATGGTTGGAGCTTAACACCTGTTTTACATCTCTCTTCCTCCAGGAGCGAGAGTCCCTGAATGCTAGCATTGTGGATGCCATCAACCAGGCTGCCGACTGCTGGGGCATCCGCTGCCTCCGTTATGAGATCAAGGATATCCATGTGCCGCCCCGTGTTAAAGAGTCTATGCAGATGCAGGTGGGGGCTAGGGAGGACTTCCAATGCTCTAGTTGCATGGGAACTTGGACTCTCTTACTGTGATGGGTACAGTTGCAGGTCTGTATAAGAGTTTACTCTGATTTCTTGTTGACTGGGGTTGCTGGGGGCTTCCAGGTGGAGGCAGAGCGGCGGAAACGGGCCACAGTTTTAGAGTCTGAGGGGACCCGTGAGTCAGCTATCAACGTGGCAGAAGGGAAGAAGCAGGCACAGATCCTGGCCTCTGAGGCAGAAAAGGCTGAACAAATAAATCAGGCAGCAGGTCAGCAGCAGAGAGTAGAGcctgagggaggagcagggcaTGAGTCTTTGAGGGTTGGTGCTGGGACATGAGCTTGGTGGTACCCTGACCTCATGGGTCATgttctgtctcctttcttccaGGGGAAGCCAGTGCAGTTCTGGCCAAAGCCAAGGCTAAAGCTGAAGCTATTCGCATCCTGGCTGCAGCTCTGACACAACACGTGAGAGGCCtctgggtgggagtgggggacagAAATTGGCAGTGGAAGAGGTTCTATTATCTACCCTTGGGAGAAGTTCCTACCTTTGTGGGTTCCATTGAGGCAGATTACATGATCTCCTGTATTGtgatctgtatatcctctttctGGGAACCTAACTTTTCCTCTCTAATCCCCCAGCCCACCCCAACCACTTCTCTTAAGTCTGTGATCTCTGATATTATTCCTTTTTTGGTCACAGAATGGAGATGCAGCAGCCTCATTGACTGTGGCTGAGCAGTATGTCAGCGCGTTCTCCAAACTGGCCAAGGATTCCAACACTATCCTGTTGCCCTCCAACCCCGGTGATGTCACCAGTATGGTGGCTCAGGTTAGAGTGCCCTGAGGATCTAGCACAAAGCACCAATGCCAGAGACTAAGACCctaccagcaccagcaccacttATACACCATAGAGGCACCATAGAGGCTTTCAGAATGGCCTAAGATCTAGACCTCCCTTCACTCCTGGTAAAGAATGAATCTGTAAGGACAAGACACCCACATACATTCCCTAGAGATAGGGAAgcttttgagacttttttttttttttgtagataacCTGTATTCTGAGAATGGCAATGGCTCTGCTTTGTCAGTTTGTAAGATTCCTCGAACTTTACTCCAAAGCTTATAAGACTGAcgtttgtttgagagagagagaaaggaaaaacaagttGACTGACTGCAGCCCCACCTTCTTTTTGCCACTGGGGGACTGTACTACATCTGCCATATATCCTCATGGCTCCCTCTGTTCCTCTCCTCAGGCCATGGGTGTGTATGGGGCCCTCACCAAAGCCCCAGTGCCAGGGGCCCAGGACTCAGTCTCCAGTGGGAACAACAGAGATGTCCAGGGCACAGATGCAAGTCTTAATGAGGAACTTGATCGAGTCAAGCTGAGCTGATGGAGCTGGGCTTGGCCAGAGAGGCTGGGGCCAGAGAAGCAGCACTCCTAAACTCTGGTTCTAGCCTCCCTGCTgagattttggttattatttttttatttgacttttaatCATGTAATAAACTTGCCAGTGGCAAACCAGAAACTGTCCTCTCTGATTGGGAAATGAAGTTGAGAAAATCATTGTTTTCCCGGGATGTTCATTTCCACCCTCTAGTCCTCTCAGGTCTTGGGAGCTAATCCTCTGTGAGAATGAACCTTATGTAGTATAAAATCATCCTTTTGTTTTCAGGAGAAGCTGTGGAATGGGATGGAAGGATTAAGCCACATGTCCACTGAACTGCCAGCTGGGTAGGGCAGTACCTTCCTGCTAAGTGTTGGGCTGTGAATTTGAGCAGGCGTTTGACTCTTTTGACAAAGAGGTGTGCCTTGGCAGGGTAGTACTGCTGAATGCTTAAAGTGTCTTCAGGGAGACtgacactcattcatttattcaaaaacatttatttaatgatgTTTCTCATGTGCCAAGCTCAGACTGGGTTACAAAAACAACTGAGACTCAGTAGTCCCTGTTTTCACAGAATACTAAGTCAGGGAGGGGAGACAAACAAGAAAGCTGACGGAGATAGAAAGTAATGAGTGCTGTGATGGAGGAAAATTCTGGCTGAGGGATACTGGAAGGAGAAGCATATCAGCTTGTGGGCAGCACTCAGTCATTGAGCTCAGgctgaaaaaaaatgcatttgccaAGCTAGGGTTTGAGGCTAGAATATATAGAGGCCAACAGCTCTAGAGAAATTGGAACATCCAGAGCTATTTGCCATGGATGAATGGTGGGGTATTAAGGGGGTGTGACTATATGGCAGGGGCCAAATCACAGAGTCCTGAAGAGTTTGTCCTTAAGGTAGCAGGGAGGGGGAAATCTGTGAAGGTTTTTCTTGCCATGAGGATTTTAAGATTAAGGTAACTACATTAGTGATCTAGGTACAGCTGTTCTGCTGCAATGTGGACGGGGTTTGAAGGAGAAATGGGAGACTGGAAGGACAGAAAGGCTGCTTCAGTGATCCCTGAGAAGGTGATGAGGCCTAAACTAAGCTAAGGGGCCATTGGGATGGAGGTGGAGGAATAATTCAACATATTTCTGAATTagagtttattcatttatccatttgaTTAACTATTGAACCCCAACTATATACCAGACACCAAAGATATAACGAAGAAAAATTTCCTGTTCTCCATGAGTTTACATTCTATTTGGAAGGGACAAACCGTTAATAAGATGCACAGTAGTTCAGGGGCTGATAATTGTgctaaggaaaggaaggaagatgggcaattggtggtggtggtggtggtggggactaTTCAAGTAGAGGGTTCCAAGAAGCCTCGCTGATGTTAGATATGGAGATGAGGGGAATCTAGGAGTAAATGTTGGCATCTGGGAGTAAAGCTGACAGAAGAGATtgcaaatgcaaaggccctgaggcagagcaTGTCTGTCATAACTGGAAGAGCAAAGGCGCTGTTGTGGATAGAACAGAATTAAGGAAGCAAAGAAGTGGCAGATGAGTTAGGGAAGTGGGCAGCTGGTACACAGACCTGTAAGGCTATGAAGGGCCACTACAAGAACTTAGACTTGACTCTGGTATGAAAAAAACCGGGAGGAGCTTTTTTTTAACAGCTTGACTGAGAAGTAATTCACATACAATACAATTTACCCACTGAAAGTATAAATTCAGTCATTTGGagtatattcagagttgtgcaaccatcacaattttaaaacattttcatcattgcCCCCCACTCTGCCACAAAAACCttgtacccattagcagtcactcccttcTCCCCtagccctaggcaaccactaagtcactttctgtctttttagATTTATgtattcatataaatggaataatatgtgctattttgtgattggcttctttcagcataatgtttttaagattcatccaCATAGTGgcgttcctttttatggctgaacaatattccattgtatagatacaccatgttttgtttatccattcatcagtaaAGGCCATATGGGTATGTTCCACCTTTTGTTTATTATGGATAATGCTACTGTTCTCTTAGGTATATACCTAGCAATGGAACTGCTAGATCACATGATAACTCTACGTTTAACCTTCTGAAGAaatgccagactgttttccaaaactgctgcaccattttacagtcCCAACAACAGTATATGAAGGTTCAAATTTTGCCACATCCACGCCAATACTTGTTATTcgtcttttttattataagcatCCTAGTGGGTTTGAAATAGTATCTCTAGTACTTCCCTGATGgctaatgttgaacatcttttcatgtgtttggtcatttatatatcttcggagaaatgtgtattcagatcctttgtccatttttaga from Saccopteryx leptura isolate mSacLep1 chromosome 2, mSacLep1_pri_phased_curated, whole genome shotgun sequence carries:
- the ATOSB gene encoding atos homolog protein B produces the protein MRHVQAEPSPSSEPEAGPSQPAVRQGALQGGLLMGYSPAGGATSPGVYQVSIFSSPAGASEPHRALKRPSPLTEGPRELKRGPGLGAREGQPPEEPSTVGLLGPEGLGLGLGVASQHFCHHGLCVVEQGGSSTSPWTSGAQSSPWLSSNASCNTLHTRDWASQDPGGQGSLGEQAPPGQLYTLDTDLHSLAQIGGKSPVAGVGNGGSPWPRESPGTANGHSPEHTPPGPGPPGPCHTKRRLLPAGEALDVSSEDEGPAPQRRRGTLGHLPAANSSDAKATPFWRHLLPGPKEPVLDPTDCSPMGRRLKGARRLKLSSFRSLRKGPGLLSLPSASPVPTPAISRTLLGNFEESLLRGRFAASGHIEGFTAEIGASGSYCPQHVTLPVTVTFFDVSEQNAPAPFLGVVDLNPLGRKGYSVPKVGTIQVTLFNPNQTVVKMFLVTFDFSDIPAAHMTFLRHRLFLVPVGEEGNASPTRRLLCYLLHLRFRSSRSGRLSLHGDIRLLFSRRSLELDTGLPYKLQAVTEAPHNPRYSPLP
- the STOML2 gene encoding stomatin-like protein 2, mitochondrial — encoded protein: MLARAARGTGALLLRSSVQASGQAPRRASSGLPRNTVVLFVPQQEAWVVERMGRFHRILEPGLNILIPVLDRIRYVQSLKEIVINVPEQSAVTLDNVTLQIDGVLYLRIMDPYKASYGVEDPEYAVTQLAQTTMRSELGKLSLDKVFRERESLNASIVDAINQAADCWGIRCLRYEIKDIHVPPRVKESMQMQVEAERRKRATVLESEGTRESAINVAEGKKQAQILASEAEKAEQINQAAGEASAVLAKAKAKAEAIRILAAALTQHNGDAAASLTVAEQYVSAFSKLAKDSNTILLPSNPGDVTSMVAQAMGVYGALTKAPVPGAQDSVSSGNNRDVQGTDASLNEELDRVKLS